From the Lathyrus oleraceus cultivar Zhongwan6 chromosome 3, CAAS_Psat_ZW6_1.0, whole genome shotgun sequence genome, the window TTTCAAGATGGAAGGGGACCACCTAATCTAAGAATACATGGACAAGTCTGCCATCGGATTGGGAGCATGCTTCCTTTACCTGGAGAATCTCCAAAGTTTGCTCAACTAAACTTTTTCGACACCGACAATGAGGTTCAGAATAGAATTGAAGCAATAGGGTGAGTTTATATTCTTCATACGATTTACTTCATGATTAAAAATTCCATAATTCTAAAAAATATGCCATCACAGTATACTATTAATAGATTTTGAATAGACTAACCTTTGGAAAATCAATATGCAGGAACAACCCCTATATTATTCCAGATACTGTTAAAAGATTGAAGCTTATGTTGGATAAGTTCAACACACATGCTAAGTCTTTTAGGATGGCAGCAGATAGATTGAAAAATTGCAGTTTACCTGATCTTAAGTTGAAATTAATCTCTGACAGATCAACAGACGGCAGGATCTACAACCATCCAACTGTTTCAAAGGTTGCCGCACTTATCGTTGGTGATGTTGATACAGGTCATAAAAGAGATATTCTTCTTGAGAGACAGAGTGGACAACTGAAAAGAATAAGTGAGTTTCATCCAAGTTATTTGTCATACCAGTATCCACTGTTGTTTCCTTACGGTGAAGATGGATTTAAAGTTGGCGTTCTTCTTAGGGAAACTAATTCAAAAAAACCAATGAAGAGGAATAAGCTTACAATTAGAGAATGGCTTGCTTTTAGGATTCAATCTAGGAATAATGAAGCACAAACAATATTACTGTCAAGAAGGTTGTTTCAACAATTCTTGGTTGATGGATTTACGATGATGGAGTCCCAAAGATTAAATTATATAAGAAAACATCAAAAAAGGTTGCGTGTTTCTAAATATGGCAATTTGAATGATGGAGAACAGAATGCCAACACTCAAGTTTCCAACAAAGGTGAAAGAGTCGTTTTACCGTCGACTTATGTTGGAAGTCGAAGGTTCATGGAACAACTTTATTTTGATGGCATGGCTATTTGTAGTCACTTTGGTTTTCCGGATCTTTTTATCACATTTACTTGCAATCCTAACTGGCCTGAAATTCAGAGATTGGTTGCCAAAAATAACTTGAATTCTCAAGATCGTCCGGATATCATTTCTAGAGTCTTCAAGATTAAGTTTGATGAGTTGTTGTGTGATCTAACAAAAAAGCATGTGTTAGGGAGAGTTGTTGCATGTAAGTTttaattctaattattttatCTAATGATATACGTATTATCCGAATATTTAATGATAAACTCATTTTATTGCAGATATATACACAATTGAATTTCAAAAGCGGGGTTTACCAAATTCCCATATCCTTCTATTCTTGCATCCCTCCAGCAAGTATCCAACTCCAGATGATATAGACAAGATCATTTCAGCAGAGATACCAACAGAACAAGATGATAAGCCACTATATGATTTGGTAAAGACACATATGATCCATGGTCCATGTGGTATAGTAAACAGGTCTTCACCCTGCATGAAAGATGGAAAGTGCTCAAAATACTTTCCCAAAAAGTTTCAGCCTCAGACCATTGTTGATCAAGATGGATATCCTATGTACCGAAGAAGAGAAACCGGTAATACGGTTATGAAAAAACAAGTTCAACTTGATAACAGGTATGTAGTTCCTTATAATCCATATTTGTTGAAAAATATCAAGCACACGTCAATATGGAGTGGTGTAATCAGAGTACTTCTATTAAGTACTTATTCAAGTATATTAACAAAGGTTATGATAGAATTACTGCTGCGGTTGTCCAAACTGAATCTGATGGAACTTCGGTCATAAGAAATGTTGATGAAATCAAGCAATATCTTGATTGTAGATATGTCTCACCAAGTGAAGCGTGTTGGAGGCTTTTTTCATTTCCTATTCATGGTAGGTCACCAGCAGTTGAGAGGTTGTACTTCCATCTTGAGGGAGATAATTCTGTTTACTATACTGATTATGAATTGATTGATGAGGTGCTTGACAAACCAAGTGTGAAAGAATCAATGTTTACGGCGTGGATGGAAGCAAACAAAATATACTTTGAGGCACAAAATTTAACTTACTCTCAATTTCTGACGAagtttatatatgataaaagataTAGACGGTGGAGACCACGAAAAAGGGGTCATACTATTGGCCGCCTAATTTGGGTTCCTCCAAGTACCGGTGAGTTGTATTATTTGAGAATGATGCTGACAGTTGTCAAGGGCCCTACTTGCTATGAAGATATAAAATTCGTTGATGGAAAGGTTCAGGATAGCTTTAGGGATGCATGCTTCCATATGGGATTTCTTAACGATGACAGCGAATATGTTGCAGCGATAAATGAAGCAAAAGATTGGGGTTCTGGACATTTTTTGAGAAAGTTATTTGTTACGATGTTGCTATCCGGTACAGTGAATAGGCCACGTCATGTTTGGGAACAAACCTGGAGGACTTTATCTGACGGTATTTTATATCAACAGAGACAGAATACTAATAGAAGAGGTAAATTTCCACTATTTGTTTTTCCTTTGAAGAAATAGTTTTGGTCTGCACTATATGCAATAGTCTGAATATTTAtttaacttattttattttatagaGAATGTCTTTACTAATTATCAAAATATTTTATATCTTTCATATATGAATTTGTGTTGACCCATATgttttatattaattaattagCTCTGCGCATCATAAAACTAAGTGTAAACAGAATTTGATTAATATTACATCATACATTATATGTTAACTATTAAGTAACTAATGGCAGACATGATTAAGATACATACAATACCTATTTGTTAAATATTACCTAACAATTCATATATATCCTACATTTTGTAAGTATGTTGTTCCTTACAGGAACATTATATGCATTCATATTCCTAACTAATTAAAATACAATTTTGTGTTGAATTTGATCTTCAAATTTTAGAATAATGTTTCTAAGCTGAATCTAACTACTTATCTAATGCTATCCGTTGAAATTTTTGTAATAATATTAGATATACACTTTCAGGTTGTATATGTATTTTATGATATATATTCAAATTGTTACTATATAACTGCTTATAAAATGTTGACAGAATTGCAACTATCAGACACTGAGTTAAAGAATTTGACACTCATTGAGATTGAAAATATGATGCAATCAAATAGAAGAAGTTTACATGAATTTACATGTATGCCATATCCGGATAGCTATGTCACAAAGCATGTTGGCAACCGGCTGATTTACGACGAACTTGATTACAATGCTGAGAAAGAGCAAAAGAATTTCGAATAGCTTTTTCATGCA encodes:
- the LOC127129656 gene encoding uncharacterized protein LOC127129656 — protein: MTFTLIVLANENHDPSSSSTPNSPVHDASTFNYVPNFNIAMHNSVDDTSTDDSISDSSWEFNVADGNYDSISSLDDDEAFQYNSSSIDSCNIDYSNIGDPTVECTHCEALMWYQEKTKKGKNCSVPKFQLCCRNGKVILQLLKTPPLLLRRLLFDNSESESINYQQYCRLYNMIFAFTSSGMKVDNRFQDGRGPPNLRIHGQVCHRIGSMLPLPGESPKFAQLNFFDTDNEVQNRIEAIGNNPYIIPDTVKRLKLMLDKFNTHAKSFRMAADRLKNCSLPDLKLKLISDRSTDGRIYNHPTVSKVAALIVGDVDTGHKRDILLERQSGQLKRISEFHPSYLSYQYPLLFPYGEDGFKVGVLLRETNSKKPMKRNKLTIREWLAFRIQSRNNEAQTILLSRRLFQQFLVDGFTMMESQRLNYIRKHQKRLRVSKYGNLNDGEQNANTQVSNKGERVVLPSTYVGSRRFMEQLYFDGMAICSHFGFPDLFITFTCNPNWPEIQRLVAKNNLNSQDRPDIISRVFKIKFDELLCDLTKKHVLGRVVAYIYTIEFQKRGLPNSHILLFLHPSSKYPTPDDIDKIISAEIPTEQDDKPLYDLVKTHMIHGPCGIVNRSSPCMKDGKCSKYFPKKFQPQTIVDQDGYPMYRRRETGNTVMKKQVQLDNRITAAVVQTESDGTSVIRNVDEIKQYLDCRYVSPSEACWRLFSFPIHGRSPAVERLYFHLEGDNSVYYTDYELIDEVLDKPSVKESMFTAWMEANKIYFEAQNLTYSQFLTKFIYDKRYRRWRPRKRGHTIGRLIWVPPSTGELYYLRMMLTVVKGPTCYEDIKFVDGKVQDSFRDACFHMGFLNDDSEYVAAINEAKDWGSGHFLRKLFVTMLLSGTVNRPRHVWEQTWRTLSDGILYQQRQNTNRRELQLSDTELKNLTLIEIENMMQSNRRSLHEFTCMPYPDSYVTKHVGNRLIYDELDYNAEKEQKNFE